The DNA sequence CGATGAGCGGACGATTATCCCGGCCGATAGCGACTGCCTCCAAATCACGCAGGAAGAAAATCGCGTGCGGGTGCGTTACGAGCACGACGAGTTTGTCTTTCCCGCCGCCGACGTCGCCCTGCTCGCGATCGCGCATAGCTCGGCCGAGGAGCTGGCGCGCTTCCTGTGGCATGAGTTGTGTGCGGCCTTGCGCACTCGCGACGCAGTCGCGGGCGTGCTCGCACTCGAGGTCTCAGTGGCCGAGGGCCCCGGCCAAGCCGCACACTACCGCTGCGCCGTCACTCCCGACGACCGATCCCAATGACTGACCTCAAGACTGACGATCTGGAAACAGATAACGCCCATAACGAATCAAAATCGGGCTTGAGTGATTCTTAGGCTTGTCTAGTGTGTGGATAACGTGAAAAGATTTTGAGGCCCAACGGCTTAAAGTTACCGGAGCCTCGCGCACCGATGGCTGTAACCAACTTGCGAGAACTGACGCGCCACCCGCTGCCTGAACAGACGCTGATTGGCGCTCATCCCACGATCGTCAAGCTGCGCGCACTGCTCGAGAAGATCGCGGCCGCCGATGACGCCAACGTCCTCATCACCGGCGAGAGCGGCTGCGGCAAGGAGGTAGTCGCCAAGGCGATTCATGCGCTCTCAGTGCGGCGCGACCGCGCCTTCGTACCGGTCAATTGCGCCGCGATTCCGCACGAGCTGCTCGAATCCGAGATGTTCGGCCACGAGCGCGGCGCCTTTACCGGCGCCTCCGGAGCGCGTCAGGGACTCTTCACCACGGCCGACGGGGGCACCATCTTTCTCGACGAGATCGGCGAGATGCCGCTGCTGCTGCAGGCCAAGTTCCTGCGCGTGCTCGAAGACGGCGTCGTGCGTCCGGTGGGCTCGGATCGTTCGGCCAAAGTCGACGTCCGCGTGATCGCCGCAAGCAACGCCGACCTGCTCGCCGCCGTCAAGAAAGGCAGCTTCCGCGAGGACCTCTTCTACCGCGTCAACGTTCTGCCGATTGCCATCCCGCCCCTGCGCGAGCGCCGCTCCGATATTCCCCTCCTGATCGATCATTTTCTCGCCCGCCTGCGCGCGCGCCGCCCGGGCCACACCTGGCGCGTGACCGACGAGGCGATGGTCCATCTGTGGTCTTACGACTGGCCCGGCAACGTTCGCGAGCTTGAAAATATGGTCGAGCGCCTGGTCATCCTGTGCGAGGATTCGGTCATCGACCCGTCGATCTTGCCTGCCAACCTGTTAAACGGCAGTCGTCTGAACCCGCCGCCGGAGACGCCGGCGCTCGATGAGAAGGGCGTGAACCTCAACGCGATCGTGCGCGAGCTCGAAGGCCGCATGATCAACGAGGCGTTGAAGCAGAGCGCCGGCAACAAGCAGGCGGCGGCGCGTCTGCTGGGGCTCAAGCGCACCACCTTCGCGGCAAAACTGCGCCGCTGCGGCGTCCTAGTCCCTTCCAATTTGTATGGCCATGACGAAAGCTAAAGACACGATGGCGGAGCAACGGATTGCGCAAATCATGGTCGTCGATGACGACCCCGATACGGTTTCGATTCTTGCCCGCCATCTCCAGCGTGAAGGCTATACTGCGATCGAGGCCGGCTCGGGTCAGGATTGCCTCCGCCTGCTGCGCGACCGCACCGCCGACGTTATCCTGCTCGACCTCATGATGCCGGGGATGGACGGCTTCGACGTCTGCCGTGCGCTCAAAGGGAATCCCCGGACTGCGGAAATCCCGATCATCATGATTACCGCGCGCGACGACCTCGACGCCCGCGCCGAAGGGATGCGTCTGGGAGTTAGCGACTTTCTCGCCAAGCCGGTCTTTCGCCGCCAGCTCGCCAACCGTATCCGCGCACAACTCGAGGCGGTCGCCGCCGGCCGCGCCACCGAGGCCGCGCTCAGCCGCCTCAATCGCAGCCGTAACGGGGGCAAAAAGAAGTAGCCCCGACGTCCACCCTCGCCGACTATTGCTTGAGCTTTAATGCACCCGAAGGGCACGCCGCGATCGCGCCGCGCAAGCGACTCTCGTCAGCGGCCGCCGGCTCGATCACGAACTTGCCATTTTCGACCTTGAAGACTTCCGGCAGCGTCTTCACGCAATTGCCGGAGTGAATGCAGACCTTGCTGTCCCACGTCACTTCAAGCGCCATCGTTATGATCCTCCGCGGCCAGCTTCGCACAAAGTCTGACCCCGCCGCCAATCTTTGGCGGGCCGCGGCGCTCGCCTATGATACCTCAATCTAGCGATCTTTCTCGCGGCCGACGCGCCGCATGATCGAATCGACAGATTGGTTCAGCGCTTCACGCGACGACGTTCACTCCCCCGGGACCGCCGGCCGAAGCGCCGTTGTCCGCGGGCGGATTGGCAATGCTGGCGGAAGAGGCGGTGTTGGCGCTCACGCCCGGTATCGTCTCGAGTTGGCTGATGAGCGCGTCGATCCGCGTGACCCCGCTCGAATTTCCCGCCGCTCCCTGTGTCGCGGCGTGCGCTTGCAGAATCCCCAGAATGTTATTGCTGACGGCGCTGAGCGCCTTCTCGGCCGCCGAAATATTGCCCTTCTGTAGCGCCTGCCCGAGCGCCGTCAACGCCGGCCCCGGCGATCCGGAATTGACCGACCCCAGCAACTGCGAGAGTGAGCCGTAGGCCTGTTCCGCCGTAGCCACGTCGCCCGACTGCAGCGCCGAACTGATCGATTGCAGACTGTTCACCACCGCGCTGGCGGTGCTGTAGCCGTTAGCCACCGGAGGCTGGGTAATTTCCGGAACTGTGTGAAGCGATATAGCAGAGATTGCGGACATCGGTGGGCCCTCCAAAATCGTTTGGTTTCAGCCTATTCAGCAAGCGCTATGCCGATTCCGCGAAGCACCCGGCGCTTATGAAATCCGGTTCTCTTGGACCAGCCTTGGATACTCAAGGCTAATTTGCCTGATCTCGCCGCTTTGCGGCACTAGATTAAGGGCTGTCCCGTTCCGCGACGCCGACTGACACTGCCGTTGCAGTGTTGTAACGCCTTCTGGTGCAGGGTATCGGCCATGAATCCGATCTTCATTTTTTCACCGTCCGGACGCTCCGCCGCTCCGTTGACGCGGCTTCACGCCTCGCACGAACTTAGGCCACGCAGCCATGACGTCTCTAATCCACGGCCTCAGCCGTGAAGTTTCAGGATGCGTGCGGCGTTGCCCGAGTAAACCAATTCGCGCTCGGCGGGCTTGAGCCCGAGCCCGTCGATAAACTCGCTGGTCCAATCCATAAAGCGCGTGCTGCGGATAAAATAATCCGTGCCGAAGACGATGTGATCGATTCCGACCAGCTCGCGCGCGCACTCGAAAGCGCTCCGATTCCAGCCCAGCGCCGTATCCACGTAAAGCTTGCTTAAGTCTTCGCTCGGCCGCCGGCGCGGACGAGGATAGCCGGCGTAAAAGCCCGGCGCGTCGTAGGCGAGATCGATCCGGCGGGCCAGGTAAGGCAGGGTCCCGCCGAGATGAGCCAGCACCAGCACGACGTCGGGAAAGCGCTCGAATAGCCCGCCCGCCACCAAGCGGTGCGCTGCGAGCGTTGTGTCAAACGGGAACGACAACATCGTGGCCGGCTGCGCGTCGCGATAAACCGGCGAGATCGATGGATGCATAAACACGCAGACGCGCCGGCGGTTGACCTCTTCCCAGAACGGATAAAATTCCGCCTCGTCGAGATAGCGGCCGCCGACATTGGAGTTGATTAAGACGCCGACACAGCCGAGTTCATCGAGCGCCCGCGCCATCTCGGCCAGCGCTTGATCGATATCGTTAAAGGGCAGATGCGCAAAGGCCTTGAGCCGCTGAGGCTCGCGGCGGCACGATTCCGCCAGTGCGTCATTGACCATCCGGCAGAGCTCGGGTGCGTGTCTGTCAACGCGGTTGTAGATCGGCGGAGCGGAAAGAATCTGTACATCGATTCCTGCGCCATCGAGGTCCGCGAGCCTTGCGCCATGATCCCATGCCGGCAGCGGCGCGTTGCACCACAGCGCAATCAACTGTCCTTCGGCGTCGCGCTGCAACTCGAGGATTCCGGGATAGAGCCGCGCGAGCTCGGTGAAAAGCTTGGCGGGAAAGGCGTGGGCGTGGAAATCGATCTTCATACCGCAGCCCGCTTTAGACGCTCGTCACCATCCTGCTACCGGGCTATATGGCTATTTCGTCGGTTCAAAGAGCTTCAGTAGTGTTTCGAACGAGGCCGGCGGATGCTGCGCGACGCCGAGGTTGTGCGCGACGTGCGCCACCGTGCTCATCCCGGCCAGCGCGACGTTGACCCCGGGCGTCGAACGCACGAACTGGAGCGCGCGCTGCGCGTCGGAGTTCAGCCCCGTGAAGGTCTCCTCTAGAATTGCCGGCAGCCCGCGCGTGAGCTGCCCCTGCAGGAGCGAGGCGCTGGCGCAGACCCCGATACCCAGGATGTCGCTGGCGGCGAGCAGGCTGCCGTTCTTGCCGTCGGGCATCGGTTGGTTGCGCGCCGTCAACGCCTCGGTCATCGCGAGGTTGTAGGGCAGTTGCACGACGCGAAAATGATGACCCTCTCCGCCAACCTCGCGCGCAATCGCGGCCATGTCCGTCAGTGAAAGATAGCCGCGATCCTTTGGCGTCGCACGATAGCCGTTCCAGGTGGCCGCGCCGTAAACTCCGATACGGCCGTCGCGGACCGCGCCTTCAAGCGCCCTAAAGGCGTCCCTCAGGCGCGCGTTGAACTGCTCGCGACTAAGTGCGCTCAATTGGGCTTCCGGGTTATGCAGGTAATAGATATCGATCGTAGCGAGCCCAAGATTCCTGCGACTGGTTTCGATCATCGCGTCGAGATAGCGCGGCGTCATGCAGTGCGAGCCGTCGACGACGTCGCCCGCCCGGACAATCCCGGGCTTGATGAACTGCGCCTCGAACCAGGCGCGCGGATCGGCCGGCATGCCGCCATCGAACGCCAGGTAGCCGCCCTTGGTCGCGACGACAATCTCCTCTCGTCGCAGCTTGCCCGCGGCACAAAGCTCGGCCATCACCGCGCCGATCACGCGTTCACTACGCTGATCGCGATAGTTGACGGCCGTGTCGATCACATTGATGCCGCTGGTCAGGGCAGCGCGTAGAGCCTCGGCATAGGCCGCGTCCGTCGCCGCATCGCTCTGGCCCAGATAGGTGCCGAGCCCAATTGACGATACCGCCAGCCCGAGTAGCGGGCGGTAATTACCGTCGAGCGCGCTGAAACGCTGCGCGTAAGCGGCGGTACCCTCGGGTGTCGCACAACCGTTCATCATACCCCCACTTCTCGCAGCACCATCGCGGGTTAGCGCGATCGTGACCCGTGTCTACGTTAGCCGAATCAGATTTGAGCCGAT is a window from the Candidatus Binataceae bacterium genome containing:
- a CDS encoding 6-carboxytetrahydropterin synthase, with amino-acid sequence MTTPIASGFSIVVTKENLKFSAAHFIAYPGFREPLHGHNYQVGVKVEGALGAMGYVLDFGLVKRLLKEIVDRLDERTIIPADSDCLQITQEENRVRVRYEHDEFVFPAADVALLAIAHSSAEELARFLWHELCAALRTRDAVAGVLALEVSVAEGPGQAAHYRCAVTPDDRSQ
- a CDS encoding sigma-54 dependent transcriptional regulator, with product MAVTNLRELTRHPLPEQTLIGAHPTIVKLRALLEKIAAADDANVLITGESGCGKEVVAKAIHALSVRRDRAFVPVNCAAIPHELLESEMFGHERGAFTGASGARQGLFTTADGGTIFLDEIGEMPLLLQAKFLRVLEDGVVRPVGSDRSAKVDVRVIAASNADLLAAVKKGSFREDLFYRVNVLPIAIPPLRERRSDIPLLIDHFLARLRARRPGHTWRVTDEAMVHLWSYDWPGNVRELENMVERLVILCEDSVIDPSILPANLLNGSRLNPPPETPALDEKGVNLNAIVRELEGRMINEALKQSAGNKQAAARLLGLKRTTFAAKLRRCGVLVPSNLYGHDES
- a CDS encoding response regulator, giving the protein MAEQRIAQIMVVDDDPDTVSILARHLQREGYTAIEAGSGQDCLRLLRDRTADVILLDLMMPGMDGFDVCRALKGNPRTAEIPIIMITARDDLDARAEGMRLGVSDFLAKPVFRRQLANRIRAQLEAVAAGRATEAALSRLNRSRNGGKKK
- a CDS encoding (4Fe-4S)-binding protein, with product MALEVTWDSKVCIHSGNCVKTLPEVFKVENGKFVIEPAAADESRLRGAIAACPSGALKLKQ
- a CDS encoding amidohydrolase family protein gives rise to the protein MKIDFHAHAFPAKLFTELARLYPGILELQRDAEGQLIALWCNAPLPAWDHGARLADLDGAGIDVQILSAPPIYNRVDRHAPELCRMVNDALAESCRREPQRLKAFAHLPFNDIDQALAEMARALDELGCVGVLINSNVGGRYLDEAEFYPFWEEVNRRRVCVFMHPSISPVYRDAQPATMLSFPFDTTLAAHRLVAGGLFERFPDVVLVLAHLGGTLPYLARRIDLAYDAPGFYAGYPRPRRRPSEDLSKLYVDTALGWNRSAFECARELVGIDHIVFGTDYFIRSTRFMDWTSEFIDGLGLKPAERELVYSGNAARILKLHG
- a CDS encoding aldo/keto reductase; translation: MMNGCATPEGTAAYAQRFSALDGNYRPLLGLAVSSIGLGTYLGQSDAATDAAYAEALRAALTSGINVIDTAVNYRDQRSERVIGAVMAELCAAGKLRREEIVVATKGGYLAFDGGMPADPRAWFEAQFIKPGIVRAGDVVDGSHCMTPRYLDAMIETSRRNLGLATIDIYYLHNPEAQLSALSREQFNARLRDAFRALEGAVRDGRIGVYGAATWNGYRATPKDRGYLSLTDMAAIAREVGGEGHHFRVVQLPYNLAMTEALTARNQPMPDGKNGSLLAASDILGIGVCASASLLQGQLTRGLPAILEETFTGLNSDAQRALQFVRSTPGVNVALAGMSTVAHVAHNLGVAQHPPASFETLLKLFEPTK